Genomic DNA from Candidatus Cloacimonadota bacterium:
TCACTCGGAAATTCTCCCGATCCTTTAGATCTGATAAAGCAGGTTGGTGCTGATGCTCTTCGCTTCAGTATGGTCTTCAATGCCCCGAAAGGAGCAGATATATATTACTCTGACGCAGTTCTGGAGAATGGCAGGAATTTCTGTAATAAGATCTGGAATGCCTATCGCTATATTATGAGTAATATTAGCAAGATCGCAGGATTACCTTCTCAGGATGAACTCAAGATGGAACTTGCCGATAGATGGATCTACAGCAGATTGAATGAGGTCATTCAAGAAGCTACAGATTATTATGAGAATCTCAGATTTAACGATGCAGCTCAAACACTACAGGATTTTATCTGGAAAGAGTTCTGTTCTTGGTATCTGGAGATTACTAAAGAGAGGATGTATAATAATGATGACCAAGAAAGTCAGCTAACTGTTAAGTATATACTCCTCGATGTGTTGCAGCAATCTATGCGGTTACTGCACCCCTTGATGCCTTTCATTAGCGAAGAGATCTGGCAGAACTTGAAAGTGCATTTTCCAATGGATGAAGAAGCTATCATTGTAGCTAAATTCCCTCAAACCAATCCGGAGATGATCAATCGTCAGATAGATGAAGACATGACCTTCATTCAGGAGAGTATTATAGCTATCCGGAATCTGCGTAAACAGGTCAATATTCCACCCGGAACAGAGATACAGATCATTATTCATCCGGAAAACGAACAACAGTCAACCAAATTGAACGAATACAGGAGTTATTTTCAGAAATTAGCCAAGGTTTCAGAATTATCTACTGAATTTAATAAGACGCGTCCAAAACCTGCCATAGCAGCAGTTGTAAGTGGCATGGAGATCTTTCTGCCTTTGACTGGGCTGATTGATCTGGAAAAAGAAAAGGAACGTCTGCAAAAACAGCTGCAGAAAGCAGAGATTGAGTTAGAAAAAACACGTAAGAAACTAGCTAATACCGAGTTTCTTAATAATGCCAAACCGGAAATAATAGCAAGAGAACGATCAAAAGAGCAGGAGTTTCTGCAAATAACGGTTAAAACAAAAAGTCTGTTAAATGACCTAACATAATCCCTCAAGGAGGTTTCAATGAGTCCCCAAAAGAAAAAAGTAGATCCGGAAAAGAAAACAACAAAGAAAGCACAACAACCACAAGTAGTTAAAACACCAAAGGTAGTGAAAAAAGAAGAGATAATAGAAGAGATCATTCAGGATGTTCCTGAAGAAAAGTTCGAAGAAGTAAAGGCAACTATTGCCCGAGATCCGGGTAAGAAAAAACTTCAATTTTACGAGAAGTTAAGAGAGAAATTTGCTAGTAAAATTCCCCAAGATGGTACTCTAAATCGTATCAGTGATTTTCTTTTTCTATTGCCCGATTTCTTCATTTTGCTTTGCCGGCTTTTGATGGAAGACAGAGTTACCAATCAGACTAAGGCATTTATCTTGGGAGTTATTGCCTACGTTATGTTACCGATTGATATCATTCCAGATTTTATTCCTATTGTCGGTTTCATTGACGACTTGATCTTGGTGGTCTTTGCCTTGGATCAGATATTGAAGCATACAGATGAGCAGATACTTATTGATAATTGGAGCGGCAAAGGTGATTTGTTACTTACTATTCGCAATGTCTTGGATATAGCCGATAGAGCAGTTAGTCAACGTGTTTTAATAAAGATAAAAGCTTTTCTTCATAAGATCAAAATAGCTTGATGGAAATACTTATAGCTTCTCGTAATGAAGACAAGATCAGGGAGATTAGAGCCCTGATATCATCTCTTGATGTTTCAATATTAACGCCCTGTGATTTTGATGATCTGCCGGAAGTAGTAGAAGATCGGGATACTCTTGTCGGAAATGCTTTGAAAAAGGCACGGGTTTTGTCTGAGTTAACCGGACTACCTACGATAGCTGATGATACGGGACTTTTTATAGATGCCTTAAATGGTGAGCCGGGAGTGTATTCTTCCAGATATGCCGGAGATTCTTGTTCTTATGCTGATAATCGGCGTAAAGTTTTACATGCTATGAATGGTAAAGATAATAGAACTGCTCGGTTTATTACAGTTGCTGTTTTCTATATTCCGGGAAAAGAACCATTAGTCTCGGAAGGCATAGTCGAGGGGATTATTACGCAGCAGGAGAGAGGCGATAAGGGATTTGGTTATGATTCGATCTTTCAGATCACCAACTTACAAAAGACATATGCTGAAATGGAAGATGAAGAAAAAAACCTTCTTAGTCACAGGGGACTTGCCTTACGGAATCTAATTACTAAGATAACCCAATTCTTGAACAGTAATAATAATAAATAAATGTAATATAGGAGGAACGATGATCAATCGTCAGATTTTTCGACAGTATGATATCAGAGGAATAGTCAATATCGATCTCAATGATGAGACAGTATATTTACTTGGCAGAGGTTTCGGTACTTTTCTTCGCCAAAGAAATTTGAGATCTGTAGTGATCGGGGGAGATGCCAGAATCAGTACACCCCGCTTCAAGAAACAATTTTCCACCGGTCTGCTCGATTGTGGGTGTGAGGTTATTGATGTAGCGATATTAGCAACTCCGACACTATATTTTTCGATACATCACTTAAAGGCAGATGCCGGTGTCATGATAACCGGCAGTCATAATCCGCCTGAATATAATGGTTTCAAACTGAATATCGGGCTGACTTCCATTTATGGTGATGATATTTTAGAGATTTATGATATAATACAAAATAATACCTTTATAGAGGGTTCAGGAGCACTGAGAACGGTCCATGGCATGATCAAAATCTATCAGGATTACCTAGTCGAGATCTCAAAAATTGATCGCCCAGTTAAAGTTATTGTGGATGCCGGAAACGGAGCCGGAGGACCGATATTGCCCGACATACTTCGCCGCTTAGGGTGTGAAGTTATCGAGTTGTATTGTGATATGGACGGAACTTATCCTAACCACCATCCCGATCCGACAATCCTTGAATATATGCAGGATCTTGTCAGAACAGTAAAGAATACAAAGGCAGAGGTTGGGATTGGTTTGGATGGTGATGCCGATAGAATAGGGG
This window encodes:
- a CDS encoding class I tRNA ligase family protein — encoded protein: HWMNNIRDWCISRQIWWGHRIPAYYCLACDEMIVAIEKPEKCTKCDSKEFRQDEDVLDTWFSSWLWPFSTMGWPDKTEDLEYFLPTDLLITAPEIIYLWVARMIMSTLEFCDKIPFRTVLLHGTVRDEIGRKMSKSLGNSPDPLDLIKQVGADALRFSMVFNAPKGADIYYSDAVLENGRNFCNKIWNAYRYIMSNISKIAGLPSQDELKMELADRWIYSRLNEVIQEATDYYENLRFNDAAQTLQDFIWKEFCSWYLEITKERMYNNDDQESQLTVKYILLDVLQQSMRLLHPLMPFISEEIWQNLKVHFPMDEEAIIVAKFPQTNPEMINRQIDEDMTFIQESIIAIRNLRKQVNIPPGTEIQIIIHPENEQQSTKLNEYRSYFQKLAKVSELSTEFNKTRPKPAIAAVVSGMEIFLPLTGLIDLEKEKERLQKQLQKAEIELEKTRKKLANTEFLNNAKPEIIARERSKEQEFLQITVKTKSLLNDLT
- the rdgB gene encoding RdgB/HAM1 family non-canonical purine NTP pyrophosphatase, with the translated sequence MEILIASRNEDKIREIRALISSLDVSILTPCDFDDLPEVVEDRDTLVGNALKKARVLSELTGLPTIADDTGLFIDALNGEPGVYSSRYAGDSCSYADNRRKVLHAMNGKDNRTARFITVAVFYIPGKEPLVSEGIVEGIITQQERGDKGFGYDSIFQITNLQKTYAEMEDEEKNLLSHRGLALRNLITKITQFLNSNNNK
- a CDS encoding phosphomannomutase/phosphoglucomutase, with product MINRQIFRQYDIRGIVNIDLNDETVYLLGRGFGTFLRQRNLRSVVIGGDARISTPRFKKQFSTGLLDCGCEVIDVAILATPTLYFSIHHLKADAGVMITGSHNPPEYNGFKLNIGLTSIYGDDILEIYDIIQNNTFIEGSGALRTVHGMIKIYQDYLVEISKIDRPVKVIVDAGNGAGGPILPDILRRLGCEVIELYCDMDGTYPNHHPDPTILEYMQDLVRTVKNTKAEVGIGLDGDADRIGVIDETGNMLFGDQILNIFAREFLKENPGEKVVADVKCSKNLFDDIKKQGGIPVMYKTGHSLIKKKMKEDKIIMGGEMSGHIIFEDRYLGFDDAIYAACRFVEIIAKSDKKVSEMLADQPKMYNTPEMRVDCTEDNKFQIVELVKNHFQEKGFDVNDIDGMRVTFPDGWGLLRASNTQPVLVTRFEAETEARLQEIKDLVEQEIDRVKKELE
- a CDS encoding DUF1232 domain-containing protein is translated as MSPQKKKVDPEKKTTKKAQQPQVVKTPKVVKKEEIIEEIIQDVPEEKFEEVKATIARDPGKKKLQFYEKLREKFASKIPQDGTLNRISDFLFLLPDFFILLCRLLMEDRVTNQTKAFILGVIAYVMLPIDIIPDFIPIVGFIDDLILVVFALDQILKHTDEQILIDNWSGKGDLLLTIRNVLDIADRAVSQRVLIKIKAFLHKIKIA